From a single Brassica napus cultivar Da-Ae chromosome C9, Da-Ae, whole genome shotgun sequence genomic region:
- the LOC125593129 gene encoding CLAVATA3/ESR (CLE)-related protein 40-like — MAAMRYKGSVFITFIFLSVFLLQCPLAHSSSTKLFWLAETEDMNAMKKEHEIDVGSASEAEERKVPTGADPLHHHHIPFASP; from the exons atgGCGGCGATGAGATACAAAGGAAGCGTTTTTATCACATTCATCTTCTTATCCGTCTTCCTTCTTCAGTGCCCACTTGCTCACTCTTCTTCTACAAAAT tgttcTGGTTAGCAGAAACAGAAGATATGAATGCCATGAAAAAG GAGCATGAGATTGATGTTGGATCAGCCAGTGAAGCTGAAGAAAGAAAAGTTCCGACTGGAGCCGACCCTCTCCATCATCACCACATTCCCTTTGCTTCTCCATAG
- the LOC106370617 gene encoding CCR4-NOT transcription complex subunit 9 codes for MANLPPSFPFSKASSSSNDPKPSPVEQLVLDICDPELRENALHQLSKKREIFHELAPLLWHSVGTTAALLQEIISIYPFLSPPTLTVAQSNRVCNALALCQCVAAHPETKMPFLRAQMPLYLYAFLKTSSKERPFEYLRLTSLGVIGALVKVEDTEVIKFLLETEIIPLCLRTMESGSELSKTVATFIIQKILLDNEGLRYMCVCVDRFFALSRVLGNMVTSLAEAPSPRLLKHIVRCYLRLTDNIRACLALRDYLPDLLSDTTFTSCLYDEPAAVQWLQQMHHNIRVRPPPGL; via the exons ATGGCTAATCTTCCTCCTTCATTCCCTTTCTCCAAGGCTTCTTCTTCCAGCAACGATCCCAAGCCCTCTCCCGTGGAGCAGTTGGTGCTCGACATCTGTGACCCTGAACTCAGGGAGAATGCTCTTCACCAGCTGTCCAAG aaaAGGGAGATCTTTCATGAGTTGGCTCCGCTGTTGTGGCACTCTGTTGGTACTACCGCTGCTCTTCTTCAG gAGATCATCTCAATTTACCCCTTCCTGTCTCCTCCAACCTTGACTGTTGCTCAGTCCAACAGGGTCTGCAATGCCCTTGCGCTTTGTCAG TGTGTTGCTGCTCATCCTGAAACGAAAATGCCGTTCCTTAGAG CTCAGATGCCATTGTACCTGTATGCTTTCTTGAAGACGTCAAGCAAGGAGAGACCCTTTGAGTACCTGCGTTTGACTAGCTTGGGTGTTATTGGTGCACTTGTCAAG GTTGAGGATACAGAAGTGATCAAGTTCCTTCTTGAAACTGAAATCATCCCATTGTGCCTTCGTACAATGGAAAGTGGCAGCGAGttatcaaaaact GTTGCAACCTTCATTATTCAGAAAATTTTGCTGGACAACGAAGGGCTTCGTTACATGTGCGTCTGTGTGGATAGATTCTTTGCTCTGAGTCGAGTTTTGGGGAATATGGTGACTTCACTTGCAGAAGCACCTTCTCCTAGGCTTCTAAAGCACATCGTCCGCTGTTACCTTCGCTTGACCGATAACATCAG GGCCTGCCTTGCACTCAGAGACTACCTCCCGGATCTTCTAAGCGATACCACCTTCACCAGCTGTCTCTAT GATGAACCAGCTGCAGTGCAGTGGCTGCAGCAAATGCACCACAACATCAGGGTTAGACCACCGCCAGGGCTCTAG
- the LOC106370618 gene encoding FT-interacting protein 3-like, which produces MQKPGQNIDFALKETSPKIGAGALTGDKLSCTYDLVEQMHYLYVQVVKAKELPGKDVTGSCDPYVEVKLGNYKGMTKHFEKKSNPEWKQVFAFSKERIQASILEVVVKDKDVMMDDLIGRIMFDLNEIPKRVPPDSPLAPQWYRLEDRHGRKVKGELMLAVWMGTQADEAFCDAWHSDAATVGPEGVANIRSKVYLSPKLWYVRVNVIEAQDLIPYDKTKFPEVYVKAMIGNQTLRTRISQSKTLNPMWNEDLMFVVAEPFEEPLILAVEDRVAPNKDETLGKCAVPLQHVQRRLDHRPLNSRWFNLEKHIMVDGEKKEIKFASRIHLRIFLEGGYHVLDESTHYSSDLRPTAKQLWKPSIGLLEVGIISAHGLMPMKSKEGKGTTDAYCVAKYGQKWIRTRTIVDSFAPKWNEQYTWEVFDTCTVITFGAFDNGHIPGGSGKDMRIGKVRIRLSTLEAGRIYTHSYPLLVFHPSGIKKTGEIQLAVRFTCLSVINMLHMYSQPLLPKMHYLHPLSVLQLDSLRHQAMNIVSARLNRAEPPLRKEVVEYMLDVDSHMWSMRRSKANFFRIMNVLSGLVAVGKWFEQICHWRNPITTILIHVLFIILVLYPELILPTVFLYLFLIGIWNFRWRPRHPPHMDTRLSHADAVHPDELDEEFDTFPTSRSPEIVRMRYDRLRSIGGRVQTVVGDLATQGERFSSLLSWRDPRATTLFVFFCLVAAVVLYVTPFQVVALLYGIYVLRHPRFRYRLPSVPLNLFRRLPARSDSLL; this is translated from the coding sequence ATGCAGAAACCAGGTCAAAACATAGATTTTGCACTGAAGGAAACTTCACCAAAGATCGGTGCAGGAGCTTTGACAGGTGACAAACTCTCATGCACTTATGACTTGGTCGAGCAGATGCACTACCTCTACGTTCAGGTCGTGAAAGCCAAAGAACTCCCAGGGAAAGACGTTACCGGTAGCTGCGATCCTTACGTGGAAGTGAAGCTAGGGAACTACAAAGGCATGACCAAGCATTTCGAGAAGAAATCAAACCCTGAGTGGAAGCAAGTGTTCGCTTTCTCAAAGGAGAGGATCCAAGCATCAATCTTAGAGGTCGTAGTGAAAGATAAAGACGTCATGATGGACGACTTGATCGGTCGGATCATGTTCGACCTCAACGAGATTCCAAAGCGAGTTCCTCCTGATAGTCCGTTAGCTCCTCAGTGGTATCGGCTGGAGGATCGACACGGACGTAAGGTTAAAGGAGAGCTCATGTTAGCCGTTTGGATGGGGACACAAGCCGATGAAGCGTTTTGTGACGCGTGGCACTCTGATGCAGCCACGGTTGGACCTGAAGGTGTTGCTAACATCCGCTCAAAGGTTTATCTCTCACCGAAGCTATGGTACGTGAGAGTCAACGTCATCGAGGCTCAAGATTTAATACCTTACGATAAAACAAAGTTCCCTGAGGTCTACGTGAAGGCAATGATAGGGAACCAGACTCTAAGAACTCGAATCTCTCAGTCCAAAACATTGAATCCTATGTGGAACGAAGATTTGATGTTCGTCGTCGCTGAGCCTTTCGAGGAGCCGTTGATTCTCGCTGTTGAAGACAGGGTCGCACCGAACAAAGATGAGACACTAGGCAAGTGTGCGGTCCCGTTGCAGCATGTACAGAGGAGGTTAGACCACAGGCCTCTCAACTCCAGGTGGTTCAACCTGGAGAAACATATAATGGTGGACGGagagaagaaggagatcaaATTCGCGAGCAGGATCCATCTGAGGATCTTTCTAGAAGGGGGATACCATGTTCTTGACGAATCGACTCACTACAGCAGCGACCTGAGACCGACGGCTAAACAGCTCTGGAAACCGAGTATCGGTTTGCTCGAAGTCGGGATCATCAGCGCGCACGGACTGATGCCTATGAAGAGCAAAGAAGGTAAAGGTACAACGGATGCCTATTGTGTAGCCAAGTACGGTCAGAAATGGATCAGAACGAGAACGATCGTTGACAGCTTCGCTCCCAAGTGGAACGAGCAGTACACATGGGAAGTGTTTGACACCTGCACGGTCATAACGTTCGGGGCGTTCGACAACGGACACATACCGGGAGGAAGCGGGAAAGACATGAGGATAGGGAAAGTGAGGATCCGTCTCTCGACGCTCGAAGCTGGCCGTATCTACACGCATTCGTATCCTCTTCTCGTCTTTCACCCTTCGGGGATCAAGAAAACTGGCGAGATACAGTTAGCGGTGAGGTTCACTTGCTTATCCGTCATCAACATGCTACACATGTACTCTCAGCCGCTGCTCCCTAAAATGCATTACCTTCATCCGCTATCGGTTCTCCAGCTGGATAGTTTGAGACACCAGGCGATGAACATTGTTTCCGCGAGGctgaaccgagcagagccgccgCTTCGGAAAGAGGTTGTGGAGTACATGCTGGATGTTGACTCGCATATGTGGAGCATGAGGAGGAGTAAGGCCAACTTCTTCAGGATCATGAATGTTCTGAGCGGTCTTGTAGCTGTTGGGAAGTGGTTTGAGCAGATATGCCACTGGAGAAACCCAATCACCACGATTCTGATTCATGTTCTCTTCATAATCTTGGTTCTCTACCCTGAACTCATCTTACCAACGGTGTTCTTGTACCTTTTCTTGATTGGGATATGGAACTTCCGGTGGAGACCGAGGCACCCGCCGCACATGGACACGCGCTTGTCACACGCGGACGCTGTCCACCCTGACGAGCTCGACGAAGAGTTCGACACTTTCCCTACCTCCCGGTCCCCTGAGATAGTGCGGATGAGATACGACCGGCTCAGGAGCATAGGAGGACGCGTTCAGACAGTGGTGGGCGATCTAGCTACACAGGGAGAGCGGTTTTCGTCCCTGCTGAGCTGGAGAGACCCGAGGGCAACCACATTGTTTGTGTTCTTCTGTCTCGTAGCTGCTGTTGTGTTGTATGTTACACCGTTTCAGGTTGTGGCACTGCTCTATGGGATCTATGTGCTGAGGCATCCAAGGTTCAGGTACAGGCTCCCTTCTGTGCCACTCAATCTCTTCAGGAGGCTACCTGCAAGATCTGACAGTCTATTATAG
- the LOC106370620 gene encoding DNA damage-repair/toleration protein DRT100, with protein MGAMVDAKKALAIVLISVLVSLLAGAPTVVQACLPSDRAALLEFRSKLKEPYIGVFKTWKGQDCCKGWYGVSCDPKSRRVSGITLRGVSEEPIFQRAKRKGFMTGTISPALCKLTHLSGIIIADWEGISGVIPSCITNILAMRHLDLVGNKISGVIPANIGKLVKLRVLNLADNKISGGIPPSITRLTMLSHLDLVNNNLSGVIPGDIGRLKMLSRVLLTGNKLSGQIPESLTRIYRLADLELSMNRITGSIPTSMGKMSVLATLNLDGNLISGAIPGTLMNSSISNLNLSGNLLAGKIPNTFGPRSYFTVLDLSNNRLQGAIPGSITTASFIGHLDVSHNHLCGKIPTGSPFDHLEATSFAYNSCLCGKPLGKCRK; from the coding sequence ATGGGAGCCATGGTGGATGCCAAGAAGGCGTTAGCGATTGTACTGATCAGCGTCCTCGTATCACTCCTCGCCGGTGCCCCCACGGTGGTCCAAGCCTGTCTACCCTCCGATCGCGCCGCGCTTCTCGAGTTCCGATCAAAGCTCAAAGAGCCATACATTGGCGTGTTCAAGACGTGGAAAGGCCAAGACTGCTGCAAAGGCTGGTACGGCGTGAGCTGCGACCCCAAAAGCCGCCGAGTCTCCGGCATCACCCTCCGCGGAGTATCCGAGGAGCCGATTTTCCAGCGGGCGAAACGGAAGGGATTCATGACCGGCACCATCTCGCCGGCGTTATGTAAACTCACTCACCTCTCCGGGATCATCATCGCCGACTGGGAGGGAATCTCCGGCGTAATTCCGAGCTGCATCACAAATATTCTTGCCATGAGACATTTAGATCTCGTCGGGAATAAAATCTCCGGCGTGATTCCGGCGAATATCGGGAAGCTGGTGAAGCTAAGAGTGCTGAATCTCGCCGATAATAAAATATCCGGTGGGATTCCTCCGTCGATCACGAGGTTAACGATGTTATCGCATCTGGATCTCGTGAACAACAATCTCTCCGGAGTTATACCGGGAGACATCGGCCGGTTAAAGATGCTGAGTCGCGTTCTCTTAACCGGTAACAAACTCTCGGGTCAAATACCCGAATCTTTAACCCGAATCTACCGTCTCGCGGATCTTGAGCTCTCCATGAACCGAATCACCGGCTCGATACCGACTTCTATGGGGAAAATGTCGGTGCTCGCGACGCTTAATCTCGACGGGAATTTAATCTCCGGCGCCATTCCGGGGACTCTGATGAACTCGTCGATCTCGAATTTGAATTTGAGCGGGAACCTTCTCGCGGGAAAGATACCGAACACGTTTGGGCCGAGGTCGTACTTCACGGTGCTGGATCTTTCGAACAACCGTCTGCAGGGAGCGATTCCGGGGAGTATCACGACGGCGTCGTTTATAGGCCACCTCGACGTGAGCCATAACCATCTTTGTGGGAAGATTCCGACAGGATCTCCTTTCGATCATCTGGAAGCGACGTCGTTTGCTTACAATAGCTGTCTCTGTGGAAAGCCTCTCGGGAAGTGTCggaaataa
- the LOC125593130 gene encoding ATP-dependent DNA helicase PIF1-like encodes MRLLAGLTDDAAKDLQSFSNWILDIGDGKINLPNDGQVEIDIPSDLLIQNSGEDPIETMAKEVYGQAFQTSTEKDLYRHRAILTPTNDEVDKINDYMLSQLLGNMFYHLFLCSTNFLHITKQKDLHMLSGEEKVYLSSDSIIPSDVDIEENVVYPAEFLNSVKVAGLPRHCLKLKVGAPIMCLRNMDVADGLCNGTRLIVTQLLPHVIEGRIITGNKIAGHPVWIPRMFVTPPDTKFSFRMRRRQFRVTLAFAMTINKSQGQTLESVGLFLPRPVFSHGQLYVALSRVKSRSGLKILITDKEGKTQTKTLNVVYKQVFQNIP; translated from the coding sequence ATGAGATTGCTGGCTGGTCTAACTGATGATGCAGCAAAAGACCTTCAATCCTTCTCAAACTGGATTTTGGATATTGGagatggaaaaataaatttgccTAACGACGGCCAAGTTGAGATTGATATCCCTTCTGATTTGCTGATACAAAATAGTGGAGAAGATCCTATTGAGACTATGGCAAAAGAGGTTTATGGACAAGCTTTTCAAACCTCGACAGAAAAGGATTTGTATAGACATCGAGCCATTCTTACTCCCACAAATGATGAAGTggataaaataaatgattacaTGCTTTCGCAGTTGCTAGGTAACATGTTTTATCATTTATTCTTATGTTCAACTAACTTTTTACATATCACTAAACAAAAGGATTTACATATGCTTTCAGGAGAAGAGAAAGTTTACCTTAGCTCTGACAGTATTATCCCATCCGATgttgacatagaagaaaatGTAGTATATCCTGCAGAGTTTTTGAACAGTGTTAAAGTGGCTGGACTGCCTAGACATTGTTTGAAGCTCAAGGTTGGTGCTCCTATCATGTGTCTTCGTAACATGGATGTTGCAGATGGCTTATGTAATGGTACTAGGCTAATTGTTACTCAGTTACTGCCCCATGTGATAGAAGGTAGAATTATAACCGGAAACAAAATTGCTGGACATCCGGTTTGGATTCCTAGAATGTTTGTCACACCACCTGACACAAAGTTTTCCTTCAGAATGCGTCGAAGACAATTTCGAGTTACTTTGGCTTTCGCGATGACCATCAACAAAAGTCAAGGTCAAACACTCGAAAGTGTTGGGTTGTTTCTGCCTAGGCCAGTGTTCTCTCATGGTCAGCTCTACGttgcactttcaagagttaagtcaagatctggattaaaaattctaataactgATAAAGAAGGGAAAACGCAGACAAAAAcattgaatgttgtctacaaacaagtttttcagaatattCCGTAG